In one window of Candidatus Scalindua sp. DNA:
- a CDS encoding SNF2-related protein: MKIGDKIKSRLYENRGIGTIIGFSELFGENYTEILFKDGNTVSIKTDDLEIEEDSIALMQKASIDIPSLFFARHMLLRLQANISENAVITSTNYRIQPLPHQLLTVNFVMNRFQPRSLIADEVGLGKTIEAILVYQEFKLRGIAKKILIVVPSGLVLQWHEELVDKFNEKFVIYTKDYVRVLKQSYGEDVNVWKLHDRIIASIDSIKPLKIDESLDKEDTNRRKWHNKHIFEDITDAGFDIVIIDEAHKLSKHGDGHESARFKLGEKLSESIPVLLLLTATPHQGDEHLFLNLLRLIDPILFTSIKSLTPALVQEVAVRNKKRAVVDFDGNRIFKHRITSLIEINRTRTDNKEEIELYEFVTEYTAKYYNLAKRNNNQILILLVMLYQRIVSSSSFALLDAMKKRKTFLEDETQKIEYKKNINSDEEELEVDELLKKSTFTNREDIEIEKNFVASCIGLAEKLSVSYRDIKFRQLIKIIEEVKNREKESNLKCLIFTEFRATQDALIQFLSKFGYSCSFINGLLSREEKVKQVELFRTTNQILVSTDAGGEGINLQFCYFIINYALPWNPSRLEQRIGRIDRIGQTHNALIFNFHLTDTIEDRVRKILEVKLKKIKIQFGDDKYADVITLLQEEFSFDRIYFDAIRIKDIENEQLDQIAAQIYKRAKDILDKDELLLPFSQLTEDPQRLVNSNLNSILKHLVINYLSFKGIEVKWYKDEGEYCYFTNPFHDDENDPVTYRNVTFDNSASTKKGNIEFVNMDHPLVKNIHTDLKKNSRLGTVSAMHFKINKFQNINGYWFIYKLFTSNQIDKHKTSLITVFMEDEEFNNSRISNYLEKNIINDVQIVQNYACKHDIQNISKTALKYAEEKANEIFTAVKLTWLNEINQYEQKYDDYLRFKQNAFSKIQIDNIRDAKLKSLEKDRTEQLEKLKLQRNIVPKMELYQLAYVEFI; encoded by the coding sequence TTGAAAATCGGAGATAAAATAAAAAGCCGTTTATATGAAAACAGAGGTATTGGTACTATTATCGGGTTTAGTGAGCTTTTTGGTGAAAATTATACAGAAATCTTATTTAAAGACGGCAATACTGTTTCCATAAAGACTGACGATTTAGAGATCGAAGAAGATTCTATCGCTTTAATGCAGAAAGCCAGCATTGATATCCCTTCTCTTTTCTTTGCCAGGCATATGTTGCTGCGTTTACAGGCCAATATTTCTGAAAATGCGGTGATTACATCCACCAATTATAGAATCCAGCCTCTCCCACATCAATTGCTCACGGTAAATTTTGTAATGAATCGCTTTCAACCCCGCAGCCTTATTGCTGATGAAGTGGGTCTGGGAAAAACAATTGAAGCTATCCTTGTGTATCAGGAATTCAAACTTCGAGGTATTGCTAAGAAAATCCTGATCGTTGTGCCATCCGGCCTTGTTCTACAATGGCATGAAGAGCTAGTCGACAAGTTTAATGAGAAATTTGTTATTTACACAAAGGATTATGTCCGTGTCTTAAAACAGAGTTATGGTGAAGATGTCAATGTCTGGAAACTTCATGATAGAATCATTGCTTCTATAGATTCGATTAAACCATTGAAAATTGATGAAAGTCTGGACAAAGAGGATACGAATCGGAGGAAATGGCATAATAAACATATCTTTGAGGATATTACTGACGCCGGATTTGATATTGTAATCATAGACGAAGCCCATAAGCTAAGCAAGCATGGTGACGGGCACGAATCTGCCCGTTTTAAATTAGGTGAGAAGTTGAGTGAATCGATTCCTGTACTGTTGCTGCTCACCGCCACACCACATCAGGGTGATGAGCATTTGTTCTTAAATCTTCTACGATTAATTGATCCTATATTATTCACGAGTATTAAGTCATTAACACCCGCTCTGGTTCAGGAAGTCGCTGTACGGAACAAAAAGAGAGCTGTGGTTGATTTTGACGGTAACAGGATCTTCAAGCACCGTATTACCTCACTAATAGAAATAAATCGAACCAGAACTGATAACAAAGAAGAGATTGAGTTGTACGAATTTGTTACTGAATATACCGCCAAATATTATAATCTTGCCAAACGAAATAATAATCAGATATTGATACTTCTGGTAATGCTCTACCAGCGAATAGTATCTTCCAGCAGTTTTGCATTATTGGATGCTATGAAGAAACGAAAGACATTTCTGGAAGATGAAACACAAAAGATCGAATATAAAAAAAATATCAACTCAGATGAAGAGGAACTTGAAGTTGATGAACTTTTAAAGAAGTCAACCTTTACAAATAGAGAAGATATCGAAATCGAGAAGAACTTTGTTGCCTCATGTATCGGTTTAGCAGAAAAGCTATCGGTATCATACAGAGATATAAAATTTCGCCAGCTCATAAAGATAATAGAAGAGGTCAAGAATCGAGAGAAAGAATCGAATTTAAAATGTCTGATTTTTACTGAATTCAGAGCAACTCAGGATGCACTTATCCAGTTCCTAAGCAAATTCGGCTATTCCTGTTCCTTTATTAACGGTTTATTATCCAGAGAAGAAAAAGTAAAACAGGTTGAATTATTCAGAACGACCAATCAAATACTTGTTTCTACTGATGCAGGAGGTGAAGGTATTAACCTGCAATTCTGTTATTTTATTATAAATTATGCTTTGCCTTGGAACCCTTCCCGCCTGGAACAGCGAATAGGGCGTATTGACAGAATTGGGCAAACGCATAATGCTCTGATTTTTAATTTTCATTTAACAGATACCATCGAGGATCGGGTTAGAAAGATTCTGGAGGTTAAACTGAAAAAGATAAAGATACAGTTCGGTGATGATAAGTATGCGGATGTCATAACACTTTTGCAGGAAGAGTTTTCATTTGACCGAATCTATTTTGACGCTATTCGTATAAAAGATATTGAGAATGAGCAACTCGATCAAATTGCAGCTCAGATTTATAAACGGGCTAAAGACATTTTAGATAAGGACGAACTGTTATTACCATTTTCCCAGTTGACTGAAGATCCGCAACGCCTTGTTAATAGTAATCTGAATTCTATTTTAAAGCATCTGGTTATAAACTATTTGTCATTTAAGGGTATCGAAGTTAAATGGTACAAAGATGAAGGGGAATATTGTTATTTCACCAATCCGTTTCATGACGACGAGAATGATCCTGTCACGTACAGAAATGTAACTTTTGATAATTCAGCATCTACAAAAAAAGGGAATATCGAATTTGTAAACATGGATCATCCACTCGTCAAAAATATACATACCGATCTTAAGAAAAATTCACGACTGGGTACGGTCTCGGCAATGCATTTTAAGATTAATAAATTTCAGAATATTAACGGATATTGGTTCATTTATAAGTTATTCACCAGTAATCAGATTGATAAACATAAAACATCTCTTATTACTGTTTTTATGGAAGATGAGGAGTTTAATAACAGCCGCATCAGCAATTATTTAGAAAAGAATATAATTAATGATGTTCAAATTGTACAGAATTATGCGTGCAAGCATGATATACAAAACATCTCTAAGACTGCTCTCAAATATGCGGAAGAAAAGGCGAATGAAATATTTACAGCCGTGAAACTTACATGGCTTAATGAAATAAATCAATATGAACAGAAATATGATGATTATCTCAGATTTAAACAGAATGCTTTTTCAAAAATACAAATAGACAATATTCGTGATGCAAAATTGAAATCTCTGGAAAAAGATAGGACTGAACAGCTAGAAAAATTAAAATTGCAAAGAAATATTGTGCCAAAAATGGAATTGTATCAATTGGCTTACGTGGAGTTTATTTGA
- a CDS encoding IS630 family transposase (programmed frameshift), whose amino-acid sequence MKKYIVTLDCDERNRLVALTSKGMHRSQKILNALLLLACDQGEYQGKRSTNVEIARVLKISMKKIDRVKKRFVEEGFEVALNGRKGNRVYEKKTDGDFEAHLVALSCSEPPEGFARWSLRLLADKVVELEYTDKISHETIRRNIKKNEIKPWQRKGWVIPPKENGSFVANMEMVLDVYKRPYDAKYPVICMDESPKQLISETKMPISASPGQPAKYDYEYKRCGVCNIFLAFEPLAGKRIVKITERRTKQDWSYFLEDVVNTYGHANKITLVMDNLNTHDAGSLYETFVPDKAKEILDKFEFVYTPKHGSWLNMAEIELNVLAGQCLNRRIDNITKIKKEVQSWQKFRNNKKSKANWQFTTIDARIRLSKLYPTLDD is encoded by the exons ATGAAGAAATACATAGTAACTCTTGATTGCGATGAACGTAACAGGCTTGTTGCTTTAACGTCTAAAGGGATGCATAGATCCCAAAAGATACTCAATGCATTACTATTATTAGCTTGCGACCAGGGTGAGTATCAGGGCAAACGTTCGACCAACGTTGAAATTGCCCGTGTTCTTAAAATAAGCATGAAGAAAATTGACCGGGTAAAGAAAAGATTTGTTGAAGAAGGTTTTGAAGTTGCGCTTAATGGACGCAAAGGCAATCGAGTATATGAAAAGAAGACAGATGGTGACTTTGAAGCCCACCTGGTAGCGTTAAGTTGTAGCGAGCCGCCAGAAGGTTTTGCAAGATGGTCTCTGCGATTATTAGCAGACAAGGTAGTAGAACTTGAATATACTGACAAAATTTCCCACGAAACAATACGCCGTA ATATTAAAAAAAACGAAATTAAGCCCTGGCAACGAAAAGGTTGGGTAATACCGCCAAAAGAAAACGGCAGTTTTGTCGCTAACATGGAAATGGTGCTGGATGTATACAAACGTCCATATGACGCTAAGTATCCAGTAATATGTATGGACGAGTCACCAAAGCAACTTATATCAGAGACAAAGATGCCAATTTCTGCTTCACCAGGGCAACCGGCTAAGTATGACTATGAATATAAGCGTTGTGGAGTGTGTAATATTTTTCTGGCCTTTGAACCATTGGCCGGGAAACGTATAGTAAAAATAACAGAAAGAAGAACTAAACAAGATTGGTCCTATTTTCTGGAAGACGTTGTTAATACATATGGTCATGCGAACAAAATAACATTAGTAATGGACAACTTGAATACTCATGATGCTGGATCGTTGTATGAAACGTTTGTGCCGGATAAAGCAAAGGAAATTTTAGATAAATTTGAGTTTGTCTACACCCCAAAGCATGGTAGCTGGTTAAATATGGCAGAAATCGAGTTGAATGTACTTGCTGGACAGTGTTTAAACAGGCGGATTGATAATATTACAAAGATAAAAAAAGAAGTACAGTCATGGCAGAAATTTAGAAACAATAAGAAATCAAAGGCTAACTGGCAGTTTACTACGATTGATGCCAGGATAAGATTATCTAAACTTTACCCGACACTTGATGATTGA
- a CDS encoding site-specific DNA-methyltransferase — MKNFKPLKELLDSVRDIEGFPIGKDEDILELSDPPYYTACPNPYINDFIKEYGKKYNEYEDDFNITPFIDDIVEGKGDVIYNLHTYHTKVPPKVILRKILHYTKPGDIVFDGFCGTGMTGVAAALCENNEYVQSAIGNLKNMGKRFCILSDISPIATFISWNYNKKHNITLFEQRSNAILNELDSECEWMFKTIHSNSKNKTINNTEFGRINYTVWSDVYLCPYCKEENIFWHIGVDEKLKRNKDIIFCQECKADITNTTLKRKYNDNGYAVLVPVLLNYTFQGAVYTKKPEQYDLEIISKCNNLEIPYWFPTNILPDGSNTAQPRKSHGLKTIDSFYTKRNLYVTSCLFYKIKKSDKEIQPLLLFWLQSVMLGQTKMNRYFEASYSQVNRYLKGTLYVGKKISEVNYRYSLTNKIKKISKYLGYAKNTTIINTGSSTNLPIIENSVDYIFVDPPFGGNIMYSELNYIWESWLKVLTNNSNEAIVNKVQLKDEIHYRKVIEQSFCEFYRILKPNRWITIEFHNSKSEIWNILQNSISKAGFIIASVSLLDKKQKTFKQMTAPGSVDSDLIITAYKPRQKFEQIFLDMTGEGLEDEFIKMHLSHISPEPSIERTEQMLYSKMLSFYVQRSYTVKYDASTFYKMLRKNFADEDDYWFNPDQIETYREYKKKMKLEGIGDIRRGQMNMFVSDEKSALIWLNSYIDEPSVTSIIKCRVKFR, encoded by the coding sequence ATGAAAAATTTTAAACCGCTTAAAGAACTGCTCGATTCCGTACGAGATATTGAAGGTTTTCCCATTGGTAAAGATGAAGATATTTTAGAATTATCTGACCCGCCATATTACACAGCCTGCCCTAATCCATATATTAATGATTTTATTAAGGAATATGGTAAAAAATATAATGAATACGAGGATGATTTTAATATAACACCTTTTATTGATGATATAGTTGAAGGAAAAGGAGATGTAATATACAACCTTCATACGTACCACACAAAAGTACCACCTAAAGTAATATTAAGAAAAATCTTACATTATACTAAACCGGGTGATATTGTTTTTGATGGTTTTTGTGGAACTGGAATGACAGGTGTCGCGGCAGCATTATGTGAAAATAATGAATATGTGCAAAGCGCAATCGGTAATTTAAAAAATATGGGTAAAAGGTTTTGTATACTTTCAGATATTTCACCAATAGCAACTTTTATTTCATGGAATTACAATAAAAAACACAATATTACTCTCTTCGAACAAAGATCTAACGCAATTCTAAATGAATTAGACTCTGAATGCGAATGGATGTTCAAAACAATTCATTCAAACTCAAAGAATAAAACAATTAATAATACAGAATTTGGTAGGATTAATTACACAGTATGGAGTGATGTATATTTATGTCCTTATTGCAAAGAAGAAAACATATTTTGGCATATTGGTGTAGATGAAAAACTTAAAAGAAATAAGGACATAATATTTTGCCAAGAATGCAAAGCGGATATCACGAATACGACCTTGAAAAGGAAATACAATGATAATGGATATGCTGTTTTAGTTCCAGTACTACTTAATTATACTTTTCAAGGAGCAGTATATACTAAAAAACCAGAGCAATATGATTTGGAAATAATTTCAAAATGTAATAACCTTGAAATACCATATTGGTTTCCCACGAATATCTTGCCTGATGGGAGCAATACAGCTCAACCAAGAAAGTCACATGGATTAAAAACTATTGATTCTTTTTATACAAAAAGAAATCTATATGTTACTTCTTGTTTATTCTATAAAATTAAAAAATCAGATAAAGAAATTCAACCCTTATTATTGTTTTGGTTACAATCCGTGATGCTTGGTCAGACAAAAATGAATAGATATTTTGAGGCATCTTACTCTCAAGTCAATAGGTATTTAAAAGGAACCTTATATGTTGGAAAGAAAATTTCAGAAGTAAATTATAGATATAGTTTAACAAACAAAATAAAAAAAATATCGAAATACTTAGGCTATGCAAAAAATACTACGATTATAAATACGGGTTCCTCAACAAATTTGCCGATAATTGAGAATTCGGTTGATTATATTTTCGTCGATCCACCTTTTGGTGGAAATATAATGTATTCTGAACTTAATTACATTTGGGAATCTTGGTTAAAAGTTTTAACAAATAATAGTAATGAAGCAATTGTTAACAAAGTACAGTTAAAAGATGAAATACATTACCGTAAGGTTATAGAACAGTCTTTTTGCGAATTTTATAGAATACTAAAACCAAATCGTTGGATTACTATCGAATTTCACAATTCGAAATCTGAAATATGGAACATTTTACAAAACTCTATTTCTAAAGCCGGTTTCATAATCGCTTCCGTTTCACTTCTCGATAAGAAGCAAAAAACATTTAAACAAATGACTGCTCCAGGTAGTGTAGATAGTGATCTAATTATTACGGCCTATAAACCAAGGCAAAAATTTGAGCAAATTTTTCTGGATATGACAGGAGAAGGATTGGAAGATGAATTTATCAAAATGCATCTATCGCACATTTCTCCAGAGCCATCTATTGAACGTACAGAGCAGATGCTTTATTCTAAGATGCTCTCCTTTTATGTTCAACGCAGTTATACTGTTAAATATGATGCTTCAACATTTTACAAAATGCTTCGAAAGAACTTCGCAGATGAAGATGACTATTGGTTCAATCCAGATCAGATAGAAACTTACCGCGAATATAAAAAGAAAATGAAATTGGAAGGCATTGGTGACATACGGAGAGGCCAAATGAACATGTTTGTATCCGATGAAAAATCAGCGCTTATCTGGCTTAATTCTTACATAGATGAACCTAGTGTCACGTCAATCATCAAGTGTCGGGTAAAGTTTAGATAA